In Panicum virgatum strain AP13 chromosome 4N, P.virgatum_v5, whole genome shotgun sequence, a single window of DNA contains:
- the LOC120669636 gene encoding caffeoyl-CoA O-methyltransferase 1-like, which yields MASTAAEAAKAAEQPANGNGEQKTRHSEVGHKSLLKSDDLYQYILDTSVYPREPESMKELREITAKHPWNLMTTSADEGQFLNMLIKLIGAKKTMEIGVYTGYSLLATALALPEDGTILAMDINRENYELGLPCIEKAGVAHKIDFREGPALPVLDDLIADEKNHGTFDFAFVDADKDNYLNYHERLLKLVKLGGLIGYDNTLWNGSVVLPDDAPMRKYIRYYRDFVLVLNKALAADERVEICQLPVGDGVTLCRRVK from the exons ATGGCCAGCacggcggccgaggcggcgaaggcggcggagcagccggCCAACGGCAACGGCGAGCAGAAGACGCGCCACTCCGAGGTCGGCCACAAGAGCCTGCTCAAGAGCGACGACCTCTACCAG TACATCCTGGACACGAGCGTGTACCCGCGGGAGCCCGAGAGCATGAAGGAGCTCCGCGAGATCACCGCCAAGCACCCGTG GAACCTGATGACGACGTCGGCGgacgaggggcagttcctcaaCATGCTCATCAAGCTCATCGGCGCCAAGAAGACCATGGAGATCGGCGTCTACACCGGCTACTCCCTCCTCGCCACCGCCCTCGCGCTCCCCGAGGACGGCACG ATCTTGGCCATGGACATCAACCGCGAGAACTACGAGCTCGGCCTGCCCTGCATCGAGAAGGCCGGCGTCGCCCACAAGATCGACTTCCGCGAGGGCCCCGCGCTCCCCGTCCTCGACGACCTCATCGCCGAC GAGAAGAACCACGGCACCTTCGACTTCGCCTTCGTGGACGCCGACAAGGACAACTACCTCAACTACCACGAGCGGCTGCTCAAGCTCGTGAAGCTCGGCGGCCTCATCGGCTACGACAACACGCTGTGGAACGGCTCCGTCGTGCTCCCCGACGACGCGCCCATGCGCAAGTACATCCGCTACTACCGCGACTTCGTGCTCGTGCTCAACAaggcgctcgccgccgacgagcgcgTCGAGATCTGCCAGCTCCccgtcggcgacggcgtcaCCCTCTGCCGCCGCGTCAAGTGA
- the LOC120669637 gene encoding F-box protein At5g67140-like isoform X2: MEQQKQQRDGDGGAAEADIERLPADLLAHVLSLLPTFRDLSMAGGVSRRWRRAVELSLASRRRLSFAGQRTGDDTAARLVRAAVNLRDLDICWGCQITDEGLIKISSADCVGNLTSISLWGLAGITDKGVVPLVSRAYSLQHLNIGGTFITDESLNAVANSCTNLKSIILWSCRHVTEAGLVALVNKCRRLECINVGGMRVPPESFVGLLSISPALRIRSIPQILNAGVQVS, translated from the exons ATggagcagcagaagcagcagcgcgacggcgatggcggcgcggcggaggcggacatCGAGCGGCTCCCCGCCGACCTCCTCGCGCacgtcctctccctcctccccaccTTCCGCGACCTGTCCAT GGCGGGGGGAGTGAGCCGGAGGTGGCGCCGGGCGGTGGAGCTGTCGCtggcgtcgcggcggcggctgagctTCGCGGGGCAGCGCACCGGCGACGacaccgccgcgcgcctcgtccgcgccgccgtcaaCCTCCGCGACCTCGACAT CTGCTGGGGCTGCCAAATCACCGACGAAGGCTTGATCAAGATTTCGTCCGCGGATTGCGTCGGGAACCTGACATCCATATCGCTGTGGGGATTGGCTGGAATTACTGATAAAGGCGTTGTCCCGCTG GTTTCAAGGGCTTATTCTCTGCAGCACCTGAATATTGGTGGCACATTCATCACAGACGAATCCCTGAATGCAGTCGCAAATAGCTGCACAAATCTGAAG AGCATCATCCTGTGGAGCTGCCGCCACGTGACGGAGGCCGGGCTGGTGGCGCTGGTGAACAAGTGCCGGCGGCTGGAGTGCATCAACGTGGGCGGCATGCGGGTGCCGCCGGAGAGCTTCGTGGGCCTGCTCTCCATCAGCCCTGCCCTGCGCATCAGGTCCATCCCCCAGATCCTCAACGCCGGGGTGCAGGTCTCTTGA
- the LOC120669637 gene encoding F-box protein At5g67140-like isoform X1, which produces MEQQKQQRDGDGGAAEADIERLPADLLAHVLSLLPTFRDLSMAGGVSRRWRRAVELSLASRRRLSFAGQRTGDDTAARLVRAAVNLRDLDISRSCWGCQITDEGLIKISSADCVGNLTSISLWGLAGITDKGVVPLVSRAYSLQHLNIGGTFITDESLNAVANSCTNLKSIILWSCRHVTEAGLVALVNKCRRLECINVGGMRVPPESFVGLLSISPALRIRSIPQILNAGVQVS; this is translated from the exons ATggagcagcagaagcagcagcgcgacggcgatggcggcgcggcggaggcggacatCGAGCGGCTCCCCGCCGACCTCCTCGCGCacgtcctctccctcctccccaccTTCCGCGACCTGTCCAT GGCGGGGGGAGTGAGCCGGAGGTGGCGCCGGGCGGTGGAGCTGTCGCtggcgtcgcggcggcggctgagctTCGCGGGGCAGCGCACCGGCGACGacaccgccgcgcgcctcgtccgcgccgccgtcaaCCTCCGCGACCTCGACAT TTCACGAAGCTGCTGGGGCTGCCAAATCACCGACGAAGGCTTGATCAAGATTTCGTCCGCGGATTGCGTCGGGAACCTGACATCCATATCGCTGTGGGGATTGGCTGGAATTACTGATAAAGGCGTTGTCCCGCTG GTTTCAAGGGCTTATTCTCTGCAGCACCTGAATATTGGTGGCACATTCATCACAGACGAATCCCTGAATGCAGTCGCAAATAGCTGCACAAATCTGAAG AGCATCATCCTGTGGAGCTGCCGCCACGTGACGGAGGCCGGGCTGGTGGCGCTGGTGAACAAGTGCCGGCGGCTGGAGTGCATCAACGTGGGCGGCATGCGGGTGCCGCCGGAGAGCTTCGTGGGCCTGCTCTCCATCAGCCCTGCCCTGCGCATCAGGTCCATCCCCCAGATCCTCAACGCCGGGGTGCAGGTCTCTTGA